One genomic segment of Scophthalmus maximus strain ysfricsl-2021 chromosome 3, ASM2237912v1, whole genome shotgun sequence includes these proteins:
- the LOC118316807 gene encoding transcription factor HES-5-like, whose product MWQPCVPQSPSQRSHWPRDCEKVQQAQDPHIHMEIWAYKYRAEAEEKAAQTQLALRTEQEHTDSTAMAPTVFGQAGYSKEHLTPAHKLRKPMVEKLRRDRINTSIEQLKSLLGTEFLRQQPDSKQEKADILEMAVAYLRTWQQQKQVGLTSGLATAGDGYTRCVQEAVSFLSHCVVQTQAHRRLLSHFQGIKASGRTSHSPGTLSAPGSPLRQVSSSKGVSPASCGLWRPW is encoded by the exons ATGTGGCAGCCCTGCGTTCCTCAAAGCCCTTCCCAGCGCTCCCATTGGCCCAGGGACTGTGAGAAAGTCCAACAAGCCCAAGACCCACACATTCATATGGAGATTTGGGCGTATAAATACagggcagaggcagaggagaaggcaGCTCAGACTCAACTGGCTCTTCGAACCGAGCAGGAACACACCGACTCTACAGCCATGGCTCCCACTGTTTTTGGACAAGCAGGCTACTCTAAGGAACACCTGACCCCTGCTCATAAG ctgagAAAACCAATGGTTGAGAAACTGCGCAGAGACCGCATCAACACCAGCATCGAGCAGCTCAAGTCCCTGCTGGGAACAGAGTTCCTCAGGCAGCAGCCCGATTCCAAGCAAGAGAAGGCGGACATCCTGGAGATGGCCGTGGCCTATCTGAGAAcgtggcagcagcagaagcaagTCGGCTTGACCTCTGGCCTGGCGACGGCCGGCGACGGCTACACCCGCTGCGTGCAGGAGGCCGTCAGCTTCCTGTCCCACTGTGTGGTCCAGACTCAGGCCCACAGACGGCTGCTCAGCCACTTCCAGGGCATCAAGGCGTCCGGCAGGACCAGCCACAGTCCCGGCACCCTCTCAGCCCCCGGCTCTCCTCTCCGCCAGGTCAGCTCCAGCAAAGGCGTGAGCCCGGCCAGCTGTGGTCTGTGGAGGCCCTGGTAG
- the her12 gene encoding LOW QUALITY PROTEIN: hairy-related 12 (The sequence of the model RefSeq protein was modified relative to this genomic sequence to represent the inferred CDS: deleted 1 base in 1 codon) — protein sequence MLMSQYKKRSGSSSSTQSSHPPSRGSDSPHLHTDMAPCSTNYSTMHHIRISVKDNLKLRKPAVEKMRRDRINTCIEQLKVILEKEFHKQEPNSKLEKADILEMTVSFLRQQLQPGVCHSDYNRGYSHCWRDSLHFLSAGSGTEAPVTPLQGLQQQKQKLHQAQRGSSSSPVCSPIRPTTLQDSSSSSSSSSSSSSSRGPVWRPW from the exons ATGCTAATGTCCCAGTATAAAAAGAGGAGcggctcctccagctccaca CAGAGCTCTCACCCGCCGTCCAGAGGAAGCGACTCCCctcacctgcacacagacatgGCTCCCTGCTCCACCAACTACTCCACTATGCACCACATCAGGATCTCTGTGAAGGATAACCTCAAA CTGAGGAAACCTGCCGTGGAGAAAATGCGCAGAGATCGCATCAACACCTGCATCGAGCAGCTCAAGGTCATCCTGGAGAAGGAGTTCCACAAGCAGGAGCCCAACTCCAAGCTGGAGAAGGCCGACATCCTGGAGATGACCGTGAGCTTCctgaggcagcagctgcagccgggCGTCTGTCACAGCGACTACAACCGGGGATACTCTCACTGCTGGAGGGACTCGCTgcacttcctctctgcaggcTCCGGCACAGAGGCCCCTGTCACTCCTCTGCAGGGccttcagcagcagaagcagaagctccatcaggcccagagaggcagcagctcctcccCGGTCTGCTCCCCCATCAGGCCCACCACGCTacaggacagcagcagcagcagcagcagcagcagcagcagcagcagcagcagaggccccGTGTGGAGGCCTTGGTAG
- the LOC118316888 gene encoding taste receptor type 1 member 1, with protein sequence MALFGAVLLSLGWMMVRLTDGELDYVSQGQGMRLQGNFSVAGLFPLHDTDEPSASLPALRPCNEGRPNKHGFHLMQAMRFAVEEINNSSGPQPLLPGVKLGYQMYDVCSVPASVLATLDLLEQQSRSPSAPGTGGDTDYDHSERAVAVIGPDSSSKTFPPAALLGAYLIPQISYEASNEMLSNKFLYPAFLRTIPSDKNQVKAMIELLVRFNWKWVALLGSDNAYGLEGMQSLASQAPRHGICVAYQGVIPSLKDNTKQIMRNMVDSILMTKVNTVVVFSSKTKLSGFFPFVVERNVTGKVWIGTEDWSVATLISGIPGIQTIGTVLGVAIKYEAISGFEDFERKVVQASMSDTRGVSGGATHPGDDCLQSTDLYSLARRNFSLEDYDMTSSFNVYTAVYAVAHALHRALGCDIGQCQRRRVHPWEILSWLKQVRFPLGNTSVHFDVNGDPNTEYDIVSWVWRGADWSLRVVGSFSPTMLTVHEDQIEWHDTEQATPVPQSICSPPCPRGQKQLLIGQHTCCFDCQACPAATFLNISKPTVCQPCLPEQWAPPSSDQCLNRTVLLLAWDAPLSIALLFFLATCLLMTLGSAVILLLNLNTPVAKSAGGRTCLLMLAALTAAAMSSLCHFGRPSPLACFLKQPLYIVSFTVCLACITVRSLQVVCIFKFASKLPPAYDKWAKSRGPELTIFLLSVTILFISVLRAALDPPQPSQDLDFYRDSVVLECSKTLSPGAHLELAYVFLLSTLCFSFSYMGKDLPANYNEAKCVTFSLMVYMISWMSFFTVYLISRGPFTMAAHVFAILFSVLSLLWGYFLPKIYIIVLKPQMNTAGHFQNCIQMYTMSKQ encoded by the exons ATGGCTCTGTTTGGTGCTGTGCTTCTGTCTTTGGGATGGATGATGGTGCGGTTAACTGATGGGGAACTAGACTACGTCTCTCAGGGACAGGGTATGCGACTGCAGGGCAACTTCTCTGTCGCTGGACTGTTTCCTCTCCACGACACCGACGAACCGAGTGCGAGTCTGCCTGCTCTGCGTCCCTGTAATGA AGGTCGACCCAACAAACACGGCTTTCACCTGATGCAGGCCATGAGATTTGCTGTGGAAGAAATCAACAACAGCAGTGGACCACAGCCTCTTTTGCCGGGAGTGAAGCTGGGCTACCAGATGTACGACGTCTGCTCGGTGCCGGCCAGTGTCCTGGCCACGCTGgacctgctggagcagcagagcCGGAGCCCCTCCGCCCCTGGGACAGGGGGAGACACAGACTATGACCACAGTGAAAGAGCGGTGGCAGTGATTGggcctgacagcagcagcaaaacgtTCCCCCCCGCTGCTTTACTGGGGGCCTACCTCATCCCACAA ATCTCTTACGAAGCGTCGAATGAAATGCTCAGCAACAAGTTCCTCTACCCAGCCTTTTTACGCACAATTCCCAGCGACAAGAACCAGGTCAAAGCGATGATCGAGCTTCTAGTTCGCTTCAACTGGAAATGGGTTGCTCTGTTAGGCAGCGACAACGCCTACGGCCTGGAGGGCATGCAGAGTCTCGCCAGCCAAGCACCACGCCACGGTATCTGCGTTGCCTACCAGGGTGTCATCCCCTCACTCAAAGATAACACCAAACAGATCATGAGGAACATGGTCGACAGCATATTGATGACCAAGGTCAACACCGTCGTGGTCTTCTCTAGCAAGACAAAACTCAGTGGCTTCTTCCCGTTTGTCGTCGAGCGCAACGTGACAGGCAAGGTCTGGATCGGGACGGAGGACTGGTCTGTTGCTACCCTGATTTCAGGGATACCTGGGATCCAAACCATCGGCACCGTGCTCGGTGTCGCCATCAAATATGAGGCAATTTCTGGGTTTGAGGACTTTGAGAGAAAGGTGGTCCAGGCTTCAATGAGTGACACCCGGGGAGTCTCGGGTGGCGCCACACACCCAGGGGACGACTGCCTTCAGAGCACAGACCTGTACAGCCTCGCCCGGAGGAATTTCTCGCTGGAGGATTATGACATGACCTCCTCCTTCAACGTGTACACGGCCGTCTACGCTGTAGCTCACGCTCTGCACCGAGCTCTTGGTTGTGATATTGGACAgtgccagaggaggagggtgcaTCCGTGGGAG aTTCTCTCGTGGCTTAAGCAGGTGCGATTCCCTCTGGGCAACACCTCTGTGCACTTCGATGTGAACGGCGACCCGAACACAGAGTATGACATCGTCTCCTGGGTCTGGAGGGGGGCTGACTGGTCCCTCAGAGTGGTGGGTTCCTTCAGCCCCACCATGCTCACTGTCCATGAGGATCAAATTGAGTGGCACGACACAGAACAGGCGACACCA GTGCCGCAGTCCATCTGCTCCCCCCCCTGCCCGAGGGGTCAAAAGCAGCTGCTGATCGGGCAACACACCTGCTGCTTCGACTGCCAGGCCTGTCCTGCGGCCACATTCCTCAATATAAGCA AACCCACTGTGTGCCAGCCATGTCTGCCGGAGCAGTGGGCTCCCCCGAGCAGCGATCAGTGTCTGAATAGGACCGTCCTGCTGCTCGCATGGGACGCCCCCCTCTCCATTGCCCTGCTCTTCTTTCTGGCCACCTGTCTTCTCATGACCCTCGGCTCTGCAGTAATCCTCCTGCTCAACCTGAACACGCCCGTGGCCAAGTCTGCTGGCGGCCGCACCTGCCTCCTGATGCTGGCAGCCCTGACTGCCGCTGCCATGAGCTCTTTGTGCCATTTTGGCCGGCCGTCTCCTCTGGCCTGTTTCCTCAAGCAGCCTCTATACATCGTCAGCTTCACTGTGTGCCTGGCCTGCATCACTGTGCGCTCCCTCCAGGTTGtctgcatttttaaatttgcatcCAAGCTGCCGCCTGCGTACGACAAATGGGCCAAAAGCCGCGGGCCAGAGTTGACCATTTTCCTGTTGTCTGTCACCATCTTGTTCATCTCTGTGCTCCGCGCAGCCCTCGACCCTCCTCAGCCGTCCCAGGATCTTGACTTCTACAGGGACAGCGTTGTGCTGGAGTGCAGTAAAACCCTTTCACCAGGCGCACACCTCGAGCTCGCCTATGTATTCCTGCTCAGCaccctctgcttctctttcagcTACATGGGGAAAGACCTGCCGGCGAACTACAACGAGGCCAAGTGTGTCACCTTCAGCCTCATGGTGTACATGATCTCCTGGATGAGCTTCTTCACCGTGTACCTGATCAGCAGAGGCCCGTTCACCATGGCCGCGCACGTGTTCGCCATCCTCTTCAGTGTGCTGTCCCTCCTCTGGGGCTACTTCCTGCCCAAAATCTATATCATTGTCCTGAAGCCGCAAATGAACACAGCTGGCCATTTCCAGAATTGCATTCAAATGTACACCATGAGCAAACAGTGA